TTATTACTTTTTTCAGCGGTAGTCGCAATGCTATTAGCCAATTCACCGCTCAATCAAAACTATAACGACTTTTTAAACTTACCAGTCAGTATTCAAGTGGGGACTTTTTCTATCGATAAAACCTTAATTCACTGGATCAACGATGGTTTTATGGCGGTATTCTTTGTTTTAGTTGGAATGGAAGTCAAAAGAGAATTATTCGAAGGCTCCCTTTCAAGTTATCAACAAGCAGTTTTTCCTGCGATTGCTGCCGTTGGCGGAATGGTTATTCCTGCCTTGATTTATATTTTTATTGCACAACAAGATCCTACTTTAGCCGATGGCTGGGCTATTCCAATGGCAACAGATATCGCCTTTGCACTCGGGATCATGTCGTTATTAAGTAAACAAGTGCCACTCCCACTAAAGATCTTTTTACTTGCTTTAGCCATTATTGATGACTTAGGTGCCATCGTTGTTATTGCTCTGTTTTTCTCGCACGGTTTAAGTGTACAAGCACTCATCTTTGCTGCAGTTGCTATTATTGTACTTATCGCATTAAACCGCTTTAAAGTGACCGCACTTTGTGCCTATATGGTAGTGGGTACAATCTTATGGGCTTCTGTATTAAAGTCAGGTGTGCACGCTACCCTTGCAGGGGTTATCATCGGATTTTGTATTCCATTGAAAGGCAAAAATGGCGAAACACCATTACACGACTTTGAGCACATTCTTGCCCCTTGGTCATCCTTTGTTATCCTGCCATTATTTGCGTTTGCTAATGCGGGGGTAAGCTTCGATGGCATTGATCTCAACATGCTGACATCACCATTATTGCTCGCGATTTCTCTTGGCTTAATTATCGGAAAACCACTTGGTGTATTTGGTTTCAGCTATCTTTCCGTTAAACTAGGCATAGCAAAACTTCCACAAGGCATCAACTTCAAACAAATTTTTGCCGTGGCGATTTTATGTGGTATCGGTTTCACCATGTCAATGTTCTTAGCCAGCCTTGCCTTCAATGCCGATGCAGGTGAAAGCATTAACGCCCTTTCTCGCTTAGGGATCTTATTAGGTTCTACTGTTTCTGCGATTGTGGGGTATATCGCGTTAAAAGCGACTACAAAACTACCTAGCTAATCACTTCTTACAAAAAAATCCTTTGCTAATTTAACAAAGGATTTTCTTTTTTATTTACAGTAACTATAACAAAACCCCACTCTCAGCTTTGGTAACGTTCATTATAAACAAGCTCTTATAGATATTCCCCAGTCAGGATGAGTCGGGTAGATTAATCCGATATTGAAGGTAGCCTCTGAACTATGTACTTTTTTACGCTAAAGTGCGGTCATTCTTGAAATAATTCTAATTCACGTTCATAATGAACAAACATTCATATTTTATAGACTGAAGCCTTTTTGCTTCATCATTTTCCGATAAGGCTCGCATTATGTCCGATCAACAAACAGACACACAAAACTCTTCAAATAATAAATCTCAACAACGTAAAAAAGGGCTTTCTATTTTTATTCTTTTGCTTCTTCTGATTTCGGTCGGCTCTGTGGCTTATTGGTATTTCTTTATTAAAGGCTTTGAAGAAACGGAAGATGCCTATGTGAGCGGCAATCAGGTGATGATTTCGGCACAAGTAGCAGGAAATATTTCGAAAATTAATGTCGATAATATGGATCCCGTACAAGCGGGCGATGTGTTATTAGAGCTGGATGACACCAACGCCAAATTGAGTTTTGAGCAAGCTAAAAGCAATTTAGCCAATGCGGTTCGCCAAGTTTCGCAACTGAATTACACCGTAAAACAATTAAAATCTGCCGTTCGTGCGAATGAAATTACCCTTGCTCAAGCGCAAGGAAACTTGAACCGTCGAGTACAATTAGTCAAAGATGGCGCAATTGATAAAGAGTCTTTCCAACACGCCAAAGAGGCCGTTGAACTGGCAAAAGCGAACTTAACGACCTCACAAAACCAACTTGAAGCCAATCAAGCCTTATTGTTAGACGGTCCTTTAAGTGAACAACCGCAAATTCAAAGTGCGGTCAGTAATTTGAAACAAGCCTGGTTGAATTTAGAGCGTACGAAAATCCGCAGCCCAATTAAAGGCTATGTGGCTCGTCGCAATGCGCAAGTAGGACAAGCCGTTTCTGTTGGTGGCGCATTAATGGCAGTGGTCACTACCGATCAAATGTGGTTAGACGCCAACTTCAAAGAAACACAATTAACCCATATGCGAATTGGTCAGCCGGTTGAAATTCATTTCGACCTTTACGGCAAAGATAAAACCTTTAATGGAAAAGTCGTGGGAATTGAAATGGGTACGGGTAGTGCATTCTCATTATTACCAACCCAAAATGCAACCGGTAACTGGATCAAAGTGGTGCAACGCGTGCCAGTGCGTATTCAATTAGATCCGCAACAGCTAGCTGAAAATCCATTACGTATCGGTCTTTCTGCGACTGTGAAAGTGAATGTGACCGATAGCCAAGGTGAAACCTTGCGTGACCAAGCGCCAGCTACAACGCTTTATTCCACGAATGTGCTGCAATATGATGAAAGTGCGGTCAATAATTTGATCGAATCTATTATTCGCGACAATAGCTATTAGGTTTCGTTATGCCGCAATCTCATTTCAAGCCGCTACAAGGCGGTGCGTTAGCGATGCTCACATTGGTGCTTTCATTAGCCACCTTTATGCTCGTGTTAGACTCCACCATCGCCAACGTAGCCATTCCAACTATTGCTGGTGATTTGGGGGCATCGTCGAGTCAAGGAACCTGGGTGATCACCTCGTTTGGTGTGGCAAATGCTATTTCAATTCCGATTACAGGCTGGCTAGCAAAACGTTTTGGTGAAGTGCGGTTATTTTTAATCTCAACCTTATTATTCGTGTTGGCCTCTTGGCTTTGTGGCATTTCACACAGTTTGGAAATGTTGATCGTTTTTCGTGTCCTTCAAGGTGCAGTAGCGGGTCCCATCATTCCCCTTTCTCAAAGTTTATTATTAAATAACTACCCGCCAGAAAAACGCGGAATGGCATTAGCTTTTTGGTCAATGACGATCGTGGTCGCCCCGATTTGTGGGCCTATTTTAGGCGGTTGGATCAGCGATAATATTCACTGGGGTTGGATTTTCTTTATTAACGTTCCGATTGGGCTTGCCGTTGTCTTAATCAGTTGGAAAATTTTAGAAGGCCGAGAAAGCAGAATTTCTCATCAACCTGTTAACACTGTCGGACTGATTTTGTTAGCGCTCGGTGTGGGTGCATTGCAATTAATGCTGGATCAAGGTCGTGAGCTAGATTGGTTTAATTCCACTGAAATTATGGTGCTTACCATTATCGCGGCGGTAGGTTTAATCGCCCTCATTATTTGGGAACTCACAGACGATAATCCGGTTGTGGATGTCTCCTTATTCAAATCTCGAAATTTCACCGTAGGTTGTGTTTCAACCAGCCTTGCTTTCTTGGTGTATTCAGGGACGGTCGTGCTTATCCCGCTTCTACTCCAACAGGTTTACAACTATACAGCAACATGGGCGGGGCTTGCGGCTGCGCCAGTTGGATTATTGCCGATTCTACTTGCGCCGATTATCGGGAAATTCGGCAATAAAATTGATATGCGGATTTTAATTACCGTCAGTTTTATGGTTTATGCGCTGACCTTTTATTGGCGAGCCGTGACCTTTGAACCAGAAATGACCTTTATGGATGTGGCATTACCGCAATTTGTGCAAGGGTTAGCGGTCGCCTGTTTCTTTATGCCGCTGACAACCATTACCCTTTCAGGTTTACCACCCGAAAAAATGGCTTCGGCATCGAGCTTATTTAATTTTCTCCGAACTCTTGCCGGCTCAATAGGCACATCACTTACTACTTTTATTTGGTATAACCGCGAAGCCGTGCATCACACGCAACTCACGGAAGTCATTAATCCATATAATCCGATTTCCCAACAATTCTTCCAAACTATGGGAAGTTTTGGTTTAAGCGAAGAACAAACGGCATCATATCTTGCCAGACAAATCACCGCCCAAGGATTTATCATCGGTGCCAATGAAATCTTCTTAGTCTCTGCGATAACATTTATTTCCTTGGTTGTTCTCATTTGGTTTGCTAAACCACCTTTCAGCAGCAAACATTAAAACACCCGAAAAAATAACCGCACGTTGATGATATTCAAAAGTGCGGTTAGTTTTTCTAGCCTTTTGCCAAGATGTCTTTTAGGAATCTCGCAGTATGCGAACCTTTAACTTTGGCGACTTCTTCCGGTGTACCTGTCGCGATGATTTTACCACCACCGCTACCTCCTTCTGGGCCGAGATCCACAATCCAGTCTGCGGTTTTAATCACATCTAAGTTGTGTTCGATCACCACGATGGTATTGCCTTGATCGCGTAAACGATGTAACACCTCGAGAAGTTGTTTAATATCGGCAAAATGCAGACCAGTTGTCGGTTCATCCAAAATATAAAGGGTTTTACCGGTATCGCGTTTTGAAAGCTCTGTTGCCAACTTAACGCGTTGTGCCTCACCACCTGAAAGTGTGGTAGAAGACTGACCTAAACGAATATAGGACAAGCCAACATCCATCAAGGTTTGTAGTTTACGCGCAATCATTGGGATCGCATCAAAAAACTCACGGGCTTCTTCAACCGTCATATCCAACACTTGGTGAATGGTTTTACCTTTGTATCGGATCTCCAAAGTTTCACGGTTATAGCGTTTACCTTTACATTGATCACAAGGTACATACACATCCGGCAAGAAGTGCATTTCAACTTTAAGCACACCGTCACCTTGGCATGCTTCACAACGACCACCACGCACGTTAAAGCTAAAACGTCCTGGGTTATAACCACGTGCGCGCGCTTCTGGTACGCCCGCAAATAACTCACGAATTGGCGTGAATAAGCCCGTATAAGTCGCTGGGTTAGAGCGCGGTGTACGGCCGATCGGGCTTTGGTTAATATCGATCACTTTATCGAAATACTCCAAGCCTTCAATGGATTTATAAGGCGCAAAATCCGTTTTTTCCGCACGATTTAAAGCATTTTGAGCCAGTGGGAATAAGGTATCATTGATTAGCGTTGATTTGCCTGAACCTGATACCCCCGTGATACAAGTAAATAAGCCCACTGGAATTTCTAAATTCACGCCTTTCAGGTTATTCCCTGTCGCGCCTTTTAATTTTAAAAGTTTGCTTTTATCAAGTGCGGTTCGTTTTTTCGGAATTTCGATTTTTTCTTCACCCGATAAGAACTTACCTGTAATTGAATTTGGGTTTGCCATAATCTCTTTGGCTGTGCCTTGTGCGATCACTTGGCCACCGTGTACACCTGCCCCCGGGCCAATATCAATAATATGATCGGCTTCTCGAATGGCGTCTTCATCATGTTCCACCACGATCACGGTGTTACCCAAATTGCGCAAGTGAATCAGCGTATTTAACAGACGTTCATTATCGCGTTGATGCAAACCGATAGAAGGCTCATCCAACACATACATGACGCCCACTAATCCCGCACCAATTTGGCTAGCTAGTCGAATACGTTGCGCTTCACCACCCGAAAGGGTTTCGGCAGAACGAGAAAGGGAAAGATAATTCAAGCCCACATTCACTAAAAATTCTAACCGCTCTCTGATCTCTTTCAGGATTTTTTCTGCAATTTGTGCTTTTTGACCGGTTAAAGTAAGCCCTTGGAAAAATTCAAGGCTTTCACCAATGCTTTTCTCTGAAATTTGTGGCAAGTTAATATTACCGATATATACGTTACGAGCTTCTGGACGAAGACGCGAGCCACCACAATCTGCACAAGGGCGATTGCTGATATTTTTCGCCAATTCTTCGCGCACAGACATGGATTCCGTTTCTTTGTAACGGCGCGCCATATTATTCAAAATCCCTTCAAAAGGATGTTTGCGGATCACCACATCGCCACGGTCGTTCATGTATTGGAATTCAATTTCTTCCTTGCCTGAACCGTGCATCACAATATCTTTAATTTTTTGTGACAAATCTTCGTATGGCGTTTCAATATCAAATTTATAATGCTTCGCCAACGAGGTAAGCATTTGATAGTAATAGAAATTGCGACGATCCCAACCTTTCACCGCACCACCTGCGAGGGAAATGCTTTCATTTTGCACCACACGGCTTTCATCAAAGAACTGCTGAACACCTAAGCCATCACAAGTCGGACACGCCCCTGCCGGGTTATTAAATGAGAATAAGCGAGGCTCTAATTCGGGCACGGAATAACCACAATGCGGACAAGCAAAGTTTGCCGAGAAAACTAATTCTTCAGCCTTAGGATTATCCATATCAGCCACCACAGCCGTACCACCAGAAAGCTCCAAAGCCGTTTCAAAAGATTCTGCTAAACGTGTGGCTAAATCTGACCGCACTTTAAAACGGTCCACCACCACTTCAATGGTATGTTTTTTCTGTAAAGCAAGTTCTGGCGGATCAGATAAATCACAGATTTCACCATCAATTCTTGCACGAATATAACCTTGTGCCGCCAAGCTATCTAACAGCTTAACATGCTCACCTTTACGATTTTTCACCACCGGCGCAAGCAACATCATTTTGCTTTCTTCAGGCAAGCTTAGGACTTTATCCACCATTTGGCTGATGGTTTGTGCCGTTAATGGCACATCATGTTCCGGACAGCGTGGTTCCCCTACGCGAGCAAACAGCAAACGCAAGTAATCATAAATTTCGGTGATAGTCCCCACGGTTGAACGCGGGTTATGAGAAGTGGATTTTTGCTCAATAGAAATCGCCGGCGACAAACCCTCAATTGAATCTACATCCGGTTTTTCCATCAAAGAAAGGAACTGACGCGCATAAGCAGAGAGCGATTCCACATAACGGCGCTGCCCTTCCGCATAAAGCGTATCAAATGCTAAAGAAGATTTGCCCGAACCGGACAAACCTGTAATCACAATTAATTTATCGCGCGGAATGGTTAAATTGATGTTTTTGAGGTTGTGAGTTCTAGCCCCACGAATGTCGATAGTATCCATAAAAAAAGCGATTGCCTTAAGAAAATAAATTCAAAAATTGCGACCATTATCGCATATTTCAATATCTGTGCAAATATCCAGTTAATTTTTATGGATCTTTTGTTTCTTTTAAGGCAAAATAACCAAAATTTTTCACCTTATTTCTAAAATATAGAGGATTCTATGGCAGGTATTAATAAAGTAATCATCGTGGGTAATTTAGGTAATGATCCTGAAATCCGCACGATGCCAAATGGCGAAGCGGTAGCAAATATCAGTGTGGCAACAAGTGAAAGCTGGACAGATAAAAACACAGGCGAACGCCGTGAAGTGACCGAATGGCACCGTATCGTGTTATATCGTCGTTTAGCAGAAATTGCAGGTCAATACTTACGCAAAGGTTCACAAGTTTATGTTGAAGGTCGTTTAAAAACCCGTAAATGGCAAGATAACAATGGCCAAGATCGTTACACCACTGAAATCCAAGGTGATAACTTACAAATGTTAGGTGGTCGCAATCAAGATATGGGCGGCTTTGCACCTGCACAATCAGCACCACAACCAAGCTATCAATCTCGTCCAGCACAATCTGCGCCAGCTCCACAAGCTGAGCCACCAATGGACGCATTTGATGATAACATTCCATTCTAAATTGTATTAATACAAGATTATCAATACGAAGAGAGACCTTTCATTGAAAGGTCTCTTTTTTATCTCTCATTTTGACATCAATTATTCGTGCGCCTTATCTCGCTCAAGCACTAAAACACAATAAATACTCAATTTATTGCACAGCATCCGAATCTAATATATCTTTATTTGAATACTGGAAAATAGTATAAATATCAAGGAGAACATATCTTAGATAAGCAACATTACTAGAAACAGAAAAAAGAACACGATGTATCTTTGCTTTATTTCCTTTGAACATCTTCAGGAGTAAGAATATATGGAAAATTTTAAACAAATTCTTTCGAAATTATCTGTTATTTTTTTATTGTTCTATTCGAAAAATATATTTTCCATGACACAAACAGAAATCCAATTGGAAAAAGCCTATTTAGCAGAAATGATTGATATTGCATCTGAAATTATGGAGAAAAAACAATCTATTGATCCTGATTCATTGCAATATAAACGTAGGAATATCAAGGTTCTTACTCATACAAACATGAAAAATGGTTATACAAGCTACACTTTGGAAAAATCAAAGGTTCATTTGGTTGTACCTAAAGAGTTAAAACAGAATACGAAACTTAATCTCTATTGGGATGAAAGCAAAGGCTCAATAAATATCCTATTTGACAAAGATGAATTGACAAACTACTTTCATCTGAACCTTAAAAAAAGTGAGGAAAAATCAGAAACATTGAGAACAGTTTTTGATGAAACCACATATTTTTTCACTTCCTATGAATTTTCTATCGATAAATACCCTAACGTTACCGTTGAGTTTCGTCTCTACCATTCACCCAGTACGACATTCAGATTGGACTACCCGACTGAATTTACGCGGATTTTGATTTATAGAAAAATGTAACAGACGATGTTTCCTTATACCGTTTCTAACTTGGGCGACATTGTTCCACTACCGACCGCTCTTTGCCCCTCAAAAAAGAACCTAGACACCTAATTTTAGGTTCGGATTATTATTCAATTTTGTTATAACTAAAAATCAGTACATATATTTAACAATTCTTTCGGTTTTGCTATGCGGTTTGCTACATTTTTACCGTCTTATTTTCACTAGAGGTACAATTATGCAGCATCGCGATCTTTATCCCCACGAAATCTTACAAGATGTTATTGATAAAAGTTATGCTAAGTCGGAAGGACACCTAAAAACACTGGCTATTTTAAGTTTTTTAGGTGGCGGTTATGTGAGTTTTGGTTATATGGCCTATTTAAAAGTCGTGAGCGGTATTCCTCCAGAGTGGAGTGGCCTATCAACATTACTTGGTGCGGCCGTGTTTCCTATTTGTTTGATTTGTATTCTAATCGGTGGTGGTGAATTAGCCACGGGAAATATGATGATGATGGCATTAGGCCGTTTAACAAAAAGAGTAAGCCTTAAAAAATTATTTCGTAACTGGATTGTAGTGAGTTTGGGCAATCTGCTCGGTGCGCTGTTTATGGCATATTTCTTAGGGCATTATGTCGGTTTATCAGAAGGGGCCGCCTCAGCTAAAACCATTGCTATCGCCGAAGCTAAAGTGCAAATGGATTTTGGTCGCGCCTTTATTTCTGCTATTGCCTGTAACTGGATGGTCTGCATGGGTATTTGGTTCTATTTTGGTGCCAAACAAACCTCCGGTCGTATCCTAGCCATATGGTTCCCAGTGATGATTTTTGTGCTTATCGGATTACAACACTTTGTCGCTAATATGTTTATTATTCCTGCCGGGATTTTTGCTGGTGCTAATGTAACTTGGAGCCAATTCTTCTTCAATATGATTCCTGTCTTTTTAGGCAATGTCACGGGTGGTGCAGCATTTGTCGGCGCATCTTATCTTTATGCCTATCGTCACTTATTAAAAGAAGATTATTGTATTTAGTAAACGAAAATCTGCCCGCACTTTATAATAAAAATCCCCTAAATTCTGAATCTAGGGGATTTTTGCTTTAAATAATATGTTATCTATTTCAAACCTTTTTTAACCAAATCTTCATAACCGCCATGGTTGGTTACATTGGTATAGCCTGCATTTTTCAGCTCAGTGAGTGCAGCTTCGGCACGGCGACCACTACGACAGTAAAGGTTGATCGGTGCATCTTTATCTGAGCCAATCGCTTTAACACCTTCAATGATTTTATCATGTGGAATATTCACCGCATCTTGTAAATGACCTGCGTTAAATTCCTCGGCTGAACGCACATCAATCCAAACACCTTTTGCTTTTTCCGGTTGTACTGCACTTTGTTCTGTTTGTGGCGCAGTATTCGCAGAAGCAAAAAAAGGTACAGCAATGGCTGCCGCAGAAAGTACCGCTGTGAATAATTTTTTCATTATTCAATCTCCTATTAAATAGAAATAATATATTTACCTAAATAAATTTAGGGGGTATGTAAAACTAATTGCCATCATACGCCTAAATATAAAGATAATAAACTGTAAATAAAGTAAAAATTAAGTAAAATTTTCGTAAAATTTAACCGCGCTTTGTAATATTTACCTTAGTTAACACATCAATCTCTCTAAACCTTATTATTCATTATTTCTGATTAGTAAAAGATGTTGTTCATAAAGTAGTATTTTTCACACAAAGATTTAACCGTACAATCTGCCCCATCAAATAACGAGGAGAAAATTATGAAAAAAATGCCTGTATTGTTTGTTGGGCATGGTAGCCCGATGAACGTGTTAGATAAAGAAAATCCGTTCAATCAGAATTTCAGCCTAATTACACAAAACTTTCCAAAACCAAAAGCCATTTTGATGATTTCAGCGCATTGGTACAGCAGCCGTTTGCAGGTGACATCAGGTGAATACCCTGAAATGATTTACGATTTCTACGGTTTTCCTGATGAACTCAGCCAAGTGCAATATCCTGCGCCCGGTTCGCCTGAGTTAGCAAAGCAAGTGCAGTCATTATTACAGCCAGAAAATGTTGAGCTAAATCCAACGCGTGGTTTTGATCATGGTGCATGGGCGGTGTTGAAATATCTCTATCCCAATGCCGATATTCCTGTGGTGCAACTTAGCCTTAACCGTTTGCAATCGGCAGAATGGCATTTCAATTTGGCGAAAAAATTATCTGCTTTGCGCGAACAAGGTGTGTTGATTATTGGCAGTGGCAATATTGTGCATAATCTAAGAGCGATAAGCTGGGAACATATTGATCAAATCGGCGCGGGTTATGACTGGGCGTTTGCTTTCCGTGAAACAGCCAATCAGGCGATTGCGACACAAGATGATGAAACTTTGGTGCATTATGACCAGTTAGGTGAAAAAGCCGAGCTTTCTGTGCCTACGCCAGATCATTACTTGCCATTGCTGTACATCATGGCATTACGCGAACCGCAAGACGATATTACGTTTTTCAACGATAACCTGATTGCAGGATCGCTCAGCATGACGTCGGTTTTAGTGGGGGAAAATTAGAAGATAAAGATTCTGTTGTGTAGCTGTTCTCTTGTCAATGTGCGGTTTATTTTAGATTTTTATTCTAACGGATAGGTTACATTCCCCTAATGCCTGTTAGATTTAAGATAAATTGATAAAAGTACAAAAAAAGCACAAGAGATTGATTACAAGAATGGCTATTTCCACTCTCCGTAACATACAAAAATTCACATATTCCGAATTTTTTATTGCAATCTAAAATCTAATGAATTAGAATTCTCTCGTTGTGTATTTTCTGATAGTCATCAGTGAAGTATATAGATTCATTTGAATCGGGAGAAATCCTAACAATCTTAGGGGCTATGCGCATATTTGAGTTTGTTCATTAGTTCAAATAAATAGTATCAGTCCTATAGCTTGCCCGATGACGAGGCAAGCTGTTCAAGGTTAGGGGTTGAGAATGCTAAAGCAGGCTTGTTATTTAGATGACACTACCGAGTTTAAAGCATTGGGCTTTAGAGGGAGTAGGAATAACAAGAGGAATATTTATGAAATATTACCAACAACACAACCTTTTGCATTCGTTAATCAAAAAACAACGCCGAAACAATACATCAAAGAAAAAGAAAACAAAACAAAAGAAAAATTTTCTTCAATGTCTGTTACTTTTACTTGAGTATATTACTAAGATTGCCAACTTAATTGATAAATTGTTGGATCTTTTTTGGAATTTTTTTTGATTTGAAAACCCCTAAATTTTAAAGAGCAATGTTATGTTACCCAAAGCACTTAAACTAATTAGGCAATATAATAAAATCAAACAGAAAGATATGGCTTTTTTGCTTGATATTTCACCATCTCATTTATCTGAAATTGAATCTGGTAAAAATACAATTTCAATAGAAATCTTAGATAAGTACTCATCAATATTTGAAATTAAAACATCTCAAATTCTACTTTTTTCTGAACAGTTAGAAAATGAAAAACCATTTAGCAAGGCTATCCGTGCATTTGTTGCTGATAAGATACTTAGAATAATGGAATGGAAAGTTTCACAAGATGAAAAAAAAGTTTAAGAAGCTACATATTACCCAGACCAAAGAATATGAACTGACACAAAGTCCTTTTTTTAAACTATATTCTGTTGATAAATTATTGAATATACTAAAAGTTGAACGAGAAATTTTAGAGGATATTCTTAATTTTCCTGGTAATTATTACACGTTTAAAACCTCCAATGGAAGAAATATTCAAACCCCAAGCAAAGACCTATCGTTATATTTAATCCACAATTGTATAGCAAATCATCTTCGAGCAATTATAACGCCAGATTATCTTTTTTCAGATAAGAAAAATTGT
This portion of the Haemophilus parainfluenzae T3T1 genome encodes:
- the nhaA gene encoding Na+/H+ antiporter NhaA yields the protein MNKLSLIQQIQRFFKLESAGGILLLFSAVVAMLLANSPLNQNYNDFLNLPVSIQVGTFSIDKTLIHWINDGFMAVFFVLVGMEVKRELFEGSLSSYQQAVFPAIAAVGGMVIPALIYIFIAQQDPTLADGWAIPMATDIAFALGIMSLLSKQVPLPLKIFLLALAIIDDLGAIVVIALFFSHGLSVQALIFAAVAIIVLIALNRFKVTALCAYMVVGTILWASVLKSGVHATLAGVIIGFCIPLKGKNGETPLHDFEHILAPWSSFVILPLFAFANAGVSFDGIDLNMLTSPLLLAISLGLIIGKPLGVFGFSYLSVKLGIAKLPQGINFKQIFAVAILCGIGFTMSMFLASLAFNADAGESINALSRLGILLGSTVSAIVGYIALKATTKLPS
- a CDS encoding EmrA/EmrK family multidrug efflux transporter periplasmic adaptor subunit, translating into MSDQQTDTQNSSNNKSQQRKKGLSIFILLLLLISVGSVAYWYFFIKGFEETEDAYVSGNQVMISAQVAGNISKINVDNMDPVQAGDVLLELDDTNAKLSFEQAKSNLANAVRQVSQLNYTVKQLKSAVRANEITLAQAQGNLNRRVQLVKDGAIDKESFQHAKEAVELAKANLTTSQNQLEANQALLLDGPLSEQPQIQSAVSNLKQAWLNLERTKIRSPIKGYVARRNAQVGQAVSVGGALMAVVTTDQMWLDANFKETQLTHMRIGQPVEIHFDLYGKDKTFNGKVVGIEMGTGSAFSLLPTQNATGNWIKVVQRVPVRIQLDPQQLAENPLRIGLSATVKVNVTDSQGETLRDQAPATTLYSTNVLQYDESAVNNLIESIIRDNSY
- a CDS encoding DHA2 family efflux MFS transporter permease subunit; the encoded protein is MPQSHFKPLQGGALAMLTLVLSLATFMLVLDSTIANVAIPTIAGDLGASSSQGTWVITSFGVANAISIPITGWLAKRFGEVRLFLISTLLFVLASWLCGISHSLEMLIVFRVLQGAVAGPIIPLSQSLLLNNYPPEKRGMALAFWSMTIVVAPICGPILGGWISDNIHWGWIFFINVPIGLAVVLISWKILEGRESRISHQPVNTVGLILLALGVGALQLMLDQGRELDWFNSTEIMVLTIIAAVGLIALIIWELTDDNPVVDVSLFKSRNFTVGCVSTSLAFLVYSGTVVLIPLLLQQVYNYTATWAGLAAAPVGLLPILLAPIIGKFGNKIDMRILITVSFMVYALTFYWRAVTFEPEMTFMDVALPQFVQGLAVACFFMPLTTITLSGLPPEKMASASSLFNFLRTLAGSIGTSLTTFIWYNREAVHHTQLTEVINPYNPISQQFFQTMGSFGLSEEQTASYLARQITAQGFIIGANEIFLVSAITFISLVVLIWFAKPPFSSKH
- the uvrA gene encoding excinuclease ABC subunit UvrA — translated: MDTIDIRGARTHNLKNINLTIPRDKLIVITGLSGSGKSSLAFDTLYAEGQRRYVESLSAYARQFLSLMEKPDVDSIEGLSPAISIEQKSTSHNPRSTVGTITEIYDYLRLLFARVGEPRCPEHDVPLTAQTISQMVDKVLSLPEESKMMLLAPVVKNRKGEHVKLLDSLAAQGYIRARIDGEICDLSDPPELALQKKHTIEVVVDRFKVRSDLATRLAESFETALELSGGTAVVADMDNPKAEELVFSANFACPHCGYSVPELEPRLFSFNNPAGACPTCDGLGVQQFFDESRVVQNESISLAGGAVKGWDRRNFYYYQMLTSLAKHYKFDIETPYEDLSQKIKDIVMHGSGKEEIEFQYMNDRGDVVIRKHPFEGILNNMARRYKETESMSVREELAKNISNRPCADCGGSRLRPEARNVYIGNINLPQISEKSIGESLEFFQGLTLTGQKAQIAEKILKEIRERLEFLVNVGLNYLSLSRSAETLSGGEAQRIRLASQIGAGLVGVMYVLDEPSIGLHQRDNERLLNTLIHLRNLGNTVIVVEHDEDAIREADHIIDIGPGAGVHGGQVIAQGTAKEIMANPNSITGKFLSGEEKIEIPKKRTALDKSKLLKLKGATGNNLKGVNLEIPVGLFTCITGVSGSGKSTLINDTLFPLAQNALNRAEKTDFAPYKSIEGLEYFDKVIDINQSPIGRTPRSNPATYTGLFTPIRELFAGVPEARARGYNPGRFSFNVRGGRCEACQGDGVLKVEMHFLPDVYVPCDQCKGKRYNRETLEIRYKGKTIHQVLDMTVEEAREFFDAIPMIARKLQTLMDVGLSYIRLGQSSTTLSGGEAQRVKLATELSKRDTGKTLYILDEPTTGLHFADIKQLLEVLHRLRDQGNTIVVIEHNLDVIKTADWIVDLGPEGGSGGGKIIATGTPEEVAKVKGSHTARFLKDILAKG
- a CDS encoding single-stranded DNA-binding protein: MAGINKVIIVGNLGNDPEIRTMPNGEAVANISVATSESWTDKNTGERREVTEWHRIVLYRRLAEIAGQYLRKGSQVYVEGRLKTRKWQDNNGQDRYTTEIQGDNLQMLGGRNQDMGGFAPAQSAPQPSYQSRPAQSAPAPQAEPPMDAFDDNIPF
- a CDS encoding formate/nitrite transporter family protein; amino-acid sequence: MQHRDLYPHEILQDVIDKSYAKSEGHLKTLAILSFLGGGYVSFGYMAYLKVVSGIPPEWSGLSTLLGAAVFPICLICILIGGGELATGNMMMMALGRLTKRVSLKKLFRNWIVVSLGNLLGALFMAYFLGHYVGLSEGAASAKTIAIAEAKVQMDFGRAFISAIACNWMVCMGIWFYFGAKQTSGRILAIWFPVMIFVLIGLQHFVANMFIIPAGIFAGANVTWSQFFFNMIPVFLGNVTGGAAFVGASYLYAYRHLLKEDYCI
- a CDS encoding rhodanese-like domain-containing protein; its protein translation is MKKLFTAVLSAAAIAVPFFASANTAPQTEQSAVQPEKAKGVWIDVRSAEEFNAGHLQDAVNIPHDKIIEGVKAIGSDKDAPINLYCRSGRRAEAALTELKNAGYTNVTNHGGYEDLVKKGLK
- the ygiD gene encoding 4,5-DOPA dioxygenase extradiol, whose protein sequence is MKKMPVLFVGHGSPMNVLDKENPFNQNFSLITQNFPKPKAILMISAHWYSSRLQVTSGEYPEMIYDFYGFPDELSQVQYPAPGSPELAKQVQSLLQPENVELNPTRGFDHGAWAVLKYLYPNADIPVVQLSLNRLQSAEWHFNLAKKLSALREQGVLIIGSGNIVHNLRAISWEHIDQIGAGYDWAFAFRETANQAIATQDDETLVHYDQLGEKAELSVPTPDHYLPLLYIMALREPQDDITFFNDNLIAGSLSMTSVLVGEN